The sequence below is a genomic window from Halalkalicoccus jeotgali B3.
TGTCCATTATGCGCAGGGAGGTTTACACGCGCGGAGACGAATCAGTGTCGTTACTGTGGTGTAACAGGAGTAGATCAGCGGACACAACCATGTCCCTCCTGTCGGTCGACGGATACGGACTTAGTCGAGAGATGAGTGACGATTGCACTCAAACTGTATTAGAAGCGGATGTACGAAGGAAGCTTAGTTAGCTAGTCCACATCGGATGGGAGTTCCGACGCAAAAACAGGACATTTCGACCGCAATGAAGGTGCAAAGTACCAGAGTAGGTCGGAATAATTCACCGACTCCGATTCGTTTCAGTGTTACTTTCCATACTTCTGATATCTACTTATTGGGTGAACACCAAGAAACGTCTTTTGGCAACTAATATAGGATCTTGCGCGGCGGTATTCAGGTCAATCATACATATCTAAATCCTACATAAGATCTTTGTGAAGAGACAACATACCAAATTCTGTTGTGAGATCAATTAATCGGATTACGGATAAAATTGAGGTAATCAGATGAATGACGAACCGACATCGGAAAGACGAACTGTTCTAAAAGGTCTTGGTGCTGTAGGTTTCGGCACGTTCACTGCAGGTACTGCAGGAGCGCGAACCGCTACAGATGATACCAATCATTTCGAAGTTATTGAAACGACCGTTGCCGAGTTTCACTCAGCGGTCGAATCTGGATCAATTAACGCCGAGGGGATTACTAAACGGTATCTAGCGCGAATCAAAGCGTATGATGATGAACTCAATTCGTTAATTACGATAAATACCAACGCCGTCAACCGCGCGCAACACTTAGATAGAGAATACGAAGATTCTGGGACAGTTGGCCCTCTGCATGGCGTTCCTGTCGTTCTCAAAGATAACCACGATACACGTGACATGCCGACGACGGCGGGGTCAGTTGCCTTGGCCGACTCCCTTCCTCCAGAAGACGCGTTTGTGGTTCAACAACTGCGCGAAGCAGGCGCAATCATCCTCGCCAAAGCGAACCTCCAAGAATTCGCCTACGGCGTCGATACAGTCAGTTCGCTCGGTGGAGAGACGAGTAATGCATACGACCTCAACCGACGGCCGTCGGGATCAAGTGGCGGTACTGCAGCTGCTATCGCCGCAAATCTCGGATTACTCGGAACAGGGTCGGACACCTGTTCGTCGAATCGATCTCCTCCAGCATTCAACAATTTGGTCGGGATTCGGCCCACGATCGGACTACTGAGTCGGTCAGGAATTATCCCATTAAGTGAGACCCAGGATACAGTCGGACCGATGACGCGGACGGTTGCTGACGCGGCAGCGATGTTAGAGGTGCTCGCCGGCTATGATCCTGAAGATCCAGTGACGGCAAGAGGAGCTACTGCAATCCCAGATGAGGGATACACGGACTGCCTAAACGATGACGGTCTCCAAGGGGCACGAATTGGTGTCATCAGAGACTACTTCGATTTACAGGATGGCGAACTCGAGCTTGAGGAAGAAAACGAGGCTGTAGTATCGGTGCTAGAGAAGGCAATCGGCGATATAGAAGCCGAGGGTGCAACTATCGTGGACTCGGTCGATGTGATCGATCAGGAGTTCTTAAGTGGGGCTCGAGTCACTGACCTCGAATTCAAACGCGATCTCAACGCGTATTTAGAGAGCCTCGGAAACGACGCTCCCGTCGATTCAATGGAAGAGATACTTGAATCGGGACAGATACACCCGGAGGTAGCCGCGCGGATAGAAGAAGCAGGGATTCCCGATGTAGATGTCGAATCACTAGGAGAGAACCCCGACTACCTTGAGCGTCTAGTGAGGCGGACCGAAATCAGAGATATTGTACTTCAGACAATGGTTGAGCAGGATCTCGATGCGCTTCTCTATCCTCCATCGACGGTACCGCCAGTTTCAATTGAGGAAAACCAACCATTTAGCGAGATGAACTGTGAGCTGAGTGCGCATTCTGGCCTTCCTGCAATTGTTGTCCCCGCTGGATTCACTGGCGATGGACTTCCAGTAGGGGTAGAGTTGCTGGGACGCGAGTTCGCGGAACCAAGGTTGATTGAACTAGCGTACGCGTATGAACAGGCGGTCCAACATCGCTGTCCTCCCAACAAGTTCGGGCCACTTTAGACAGTGCTTGGCAGGGCTCATGCCGGGGGACACTATTGTTTTCGACCGGCCCGGAGGGCGGTCTGAGTCATATGGCAATGGCGGGAATTTCTTTCTTGATCGCTTTCGCGAGCGATGAACCACCCGCGTTCTTGATTCGTAGTAAGCTCACGATCGATGATTTCTTTCGGTAAGGCCCGGATCCGCTCAAAACTAACCAAAAACAAGAACTATAAGAAGTAAAGAAGGATTCAACAAAACACAGAGATATCAGCGCAGGCTGATGCGATATTAGCTATTGACAGCGTCAATGATTGTCGAATTGACGTAATTCCAGTCGGCTACGTCAGTATGACCATTTCGTGCGATGACCAGATCCTCCGACGGGATGACGTGGATTCTCTGATCCGATACACCCGATGCCCAGTAAGCATCTGCAGGCACATCCTCCTGGCTCTCTTGATTCGTATTCAACCACCAAAGGCCCCCATAGCCATCCTCGGCAGCTGATGGTTGTATGACTTCGTCGGTCCACCATGGTGGCAGCACCTGTTCGCCGGCGAACTGACCATCCTGAAGATGAAGGAGCCCAAATCTAGCGAAGTCTCGCGTAGTTGCCCAATCATGTCCCTGCATCAGGAAGTTTCCGTACGGATCCGGATCAACCACCAGGCTCCGTGCACCAATCTTGTCGAACAGTTTGTTTCGAGGGTAGCAGAGATGTTCTTTCGACCCCTGCTCTAGACCGATGGCTCCACGAACCACATCGTTCGCAGATAGGATTGGGTTAGAGTTCCGGTACTGAAATACCGTCCCTGGTGCATGTCTTAAGTGGTTATCTCTTGACCATTCGGCAGCATCGACCGCTCCGTAATAGACATAGATATGATCATCAGCAGGGCCCCAGGCGGGAGTTTCATCTTCTTCCTCCGCTGACCGGTTGAATTCCAATCCGCTAGTCATATCGAGTAGGTCTCTGACCCGGATGTCGCTTCGTGGATCAGGATATTCATCGTTGTAATAGTTGTTACCAACATGTGGGGGACCCCACGGGTCCTCCGATGTCGGGGGGTCTTTCGTCAGCCCTCGTGGACCTGGAGAGCGATCATCAGTATGCCATAGATCTACTGGTGCTGGATCATCCACGTTAATGTGGCCATCTTTAACCGCTGTTCCGACTACAGTAGACGCGATACTCTTCCCCATTGACCAACCAATGTGTCTGGTGTCTTGATCGAATCCCTCAGCATATCGCTCTCCAACAATTTTGCCGTCATAGATGACTACGACACCTCTGGTGAGTTGGGGATCCTCATAGCTCTCATTATCGAACAGTGCATCAAACGCATGCTCTAGGGTTCCGTAATCTACGTCCGGATGATCTTCTTCAATTGCATCTATGTCTCCCATCGGCCACTCCATCTCATCGGCTGGAGGCAGGTCTGTAGAAACGTCAACTGGATCGAAGAATACATCATCCTCCCCCCGCGGCAAAATGCTCACACCAAGACCTCCTCCGTGATGCACGGCTGTCCGTGGTGTCACACCATCGGCTGAGAGTGTAACCCGTTCAGCGTCGTAATCTATGTCGATATCAATATCTTCCCATCGATGGAGATGATTTAGGTGCCAATTGGCATTGAACTCGAACCCTGTCAAATCATTTCTGATATATTCATCGGGATCCCGACCGACAACGAATACTCCGTTAGCTAATTGCTTCGCATGCCACTGGAGACCATATTCGTATCGTCGCCGTTGCCATTCGCTTTCGAACTCCGGACCGGGTATTAGCATACCATCATCGATGGGCCAGTCATCGTAGTACGACTGTGCTGAGCCAGTACCCGGTTCTGAGCCGGTTGATCCACCGACTGTCGACGGTGCAAGAGCCATCAATCCAGTAGCACTTCCAAGCTTGAGCGCCATTCGACGACTGATATTCAATCCACGTTGCACCCCTTTATGCCTGTCATTACCTGGCATATCACTCTAATATTGTCAACTGTATGTAAAAGCGTTTATAATGTTAGTTTATATAAATTTATCATTATAAGATAGTAGGTGGAGCTGATGGTGCAACCATGGATAATCTGAATGTCCGTATCTCTGCCGACTGTGAAGACGTCCCGGAAGATTTTGCGACCAATCGCTTAAATTGGATTTCTCGCTACTTATCTCGTCTGAGAAGACTATTTCCAGTCCGATGAGATCGAGGTGACTATCGAACAAGGATACGAGATGAATCGATCCTCACTGCCTCGACTCCGAGCATCACAATCAGCAGACGGTATCGATATCGAAGTCGGTGGACGCGTACTACCGGTCTTGAGTGGACAGCTCTACTAACTCCATACGTCCTCCAGAGCGGTGCTACTGATGCTCTCTTCATACTTTCTCAAGCAGAAAGCATACAGTAGCACCTCCTCTAAAGGCAGCTGATGGCAGATCTCATCATTCAGTCGGCGGTCAAGAACACGCTCACTGACCACAACGTGTCGGCGGATTTCTACGACGCACTCGACAAGGAAGTCGAGGAGTTACTCGAGGATGCAGCCCAGCGAGCAGCTGACAACGATCGGAAGACGGTTCAGGCTCGCGACCTCTAAGACCGACGGTTTTCTAGTGAAGGAGTGGAGGTGGACTCTCAATGTAGCTGCGGTTCGTAGAGTTCCTTCTGAAGATTGGCTCAAGCAACATATCGGAATCAAGTACCACCCGTAATTGTCCGTCACACGACGGCGATCCGGCGATCATCGATACTTAACGGGCCACGAGCTTGGCCACATGAACGAGTGCTCGTACACAACTCCACCAGCGTCAGGAATAACGCCCTCCAGCAATAGGCGGGCTTTCGCACAGCGACAGCGCTGCACGCCCACTGAGAGCCCTCGCTGTAGTACCCCTTGTCCTGAGTGTAGTCGCCCAACATAGCCACGCTGTCGAAACGCTTGCCAGCCATGGGATGGGCCCGATCGTCTCACTCGTGACACACCGCATTTCCGATGACTAAAACCACAA
It includes:
- a CDS encoding amidase, giving the protein MNDEPTSERRTVLKGLGAVGFGTFTAGTAGARTATDDTNHFEVIETTVAEFHSAVESGSINAEGITKRYLARIKAYDDELNSLITINTNAVNRAQHLDREYEDSGTVGPLHGVPVVLKDNHDTRDMPTTAGSVALADSLPPEDAFVVQQLREAGAIILAKANLQEFAYGVDTVSSLGGETSNAYDLNRRPSGSSGGTAAAIAANLGLLGTGSDTCSSNRSPPAFNNLVGIRPTIGLLSRSGIIPLSETQDTVGPMTRTVADAAAMLEVLAGYDPEDPVTARGATAIPDEGYTDCLNDDGLQGARIGVIRDYFDLQDGELELEEENEAVVSVLEKAIGDIEAEGATIVDSVDVIDQEFLSGARVTDLEFKRDLNAYLESLGNDAPVDSMEEILESGQIHPEVAARIEEAGIPDVDVESLGENPDYLERLVRRTEIRDIVLQTMVEQDLDALLYPPSTVPPVSIEENQPFSEMNCELSAHSGLPAIVVPAGFTGDGLPVGVELLGREFAEPRLIELAYAYEQAVQHRCPPNKFGPL
- a CDS encoding DNA-binding protein, giving the protein MADLIIQSAVKNTLTDHNVSADFYDALDKEVEELLEDAAQRAADNDRKTVQARDL
- a CDS encoding serine hydrolase domain-containing protein; translated protein: MPGNDRHKGVQRGLNISRRMALKLGSATGLMALAPSTVGGSTGSEPGTGSAQSYYDDWPIDDGMLIPGPEFESEWQRRRYEYGLQWHAKQLANGVFVVGRDPDEYIRNDLTGFEFNANWHLNHLHRWEDIDIDIDYDAERVTLSADGVTPRTAVHHGGGLGVSILPRGEDDVFFDPVDVSTDLPPADEMEWPMGDIDAIEEDHPDVDYGTLEHAFDALFDNESYEDPQLTRGVVVIYDGKIVGERYAEGFDQDTRHIGWSMGKSIASTVVGTAVKDGHINVDDPAPVDLWHTDDRSPGPRGLTKDPPTSEDPWGPPHVGNNYYNDEYPDPRSDIRVRDLLDMTSGLEFNRSAEEEDETPAWGPADDHIYVYYGAVDAAEWSRDNHLRHAPGTVFQYRNSNPILSANDVVRGAIGLEQGSKEHLCYPRNKLFDKIGARSLVVDPDPYGNFLMQGHDWATTRDFARFGLLHLQDGQFAGEQVLPPWWTDEVIQPSAAEDGYGGLWWLNTNQESQEDVPADAYWASGVSDQRIHVIPSEDLVIARNGHTDVADWNYVNSTIIDAVNS